The following nucleotide sequence is from Paenibacillus andongensis.
TTGGAATACAAATCCACGAAAGTGTCCTATTTTCTTCGAGTCTCAAAAAGAGAAATTCACAGCGATTACGTCAATGGCAAACCAAAATTAGATGTCCAGTTGAATTTCAAAGCGACTTTGGGTGAAATGGATCAATATCTTGCACTGAGCGATCCGGCTATATTGGCTCAATTGGAACAAGTTACCTCCAAGCATTTGGAGAAAATCATTCATGATAGCTTAAAACATTTTCAACAAGATCTGAAAGTAGACCTACTTGGGGTTTCTGAATATTTCATCCAGCATCATCCAAAGGAATGGAAAAAGCTGAAAAAGGATTGGGATCATGTATATCCGACAATGTCAATTCCTGTTCATGTCGATGTAAAGATTGAAAAACTGGGCATGTCCCAAATCATAGGTGGCCAATAAATGCTTCTTAATAACTCGCTCTGCTTAATAGCTATTTGCTTGGGGCTGAAAGGATCTATTCGCTTATGGAAACAACAGGCCAAAACGGATGCCATAGTTCTCCTGTTGTATTATCTCGTTATTATCGTCTATTTAAATCCCTTCATGGGTTTTTCAAAGCTTACCTTGGAGTCCTTAAACAAGATTATTTATGGTCCTGTCTCCGATTACATGATAGACCTATTAAAAGTACGAGTGGAGGAATGAAGATGACCGATTCTGAAAAAATCAATCATGGTCAATTGGGATTTCTCTGTTTTAGTTATTTGTCTGGATTCTCTACTTTGTTTTTAATTGAAGCCAAGCTGGTTAAGCAGGATGTCTGGATTTCAAATCTTCTAGCAATTGTTTTTTCAATAGGAGTATTATGCCTTCTATCCTATGTTCAATCGCAGCATCCTCAATTAAGTATGACGGAAGCTTGTGAAAAATTGTTGGGAAAATGGCTTGCCAAGCTCGTACTTGTCATCTATCTTATCTATTTCCTTGATACAGGTGTGTTGGCTTATCGCGCAATATCTTGGTTCTATACGACGGCTATCCTTCCAAACACCACCCCTAACTTTTTAATTTTACTCATTGTGTTGGTTAGTTCCTATTCCGTTTATTTAGGTTTAGGTACTTTAGTCCGCACGGTTCAATTTATCCTACCGTTTTTCATTCTGTCCGTCTGCATCGTCAGTTTGTTTATTCTGCGTGAAGTGGAAATCAATCCTTTCCTGCCCATGTTCCAAAGCAAATTATCCGCAATCATTTACGGTGGGATGCTCTCTTTCGGTTTTCCATTTGGAAAAGTCGTAGTCTTCGGTTTTCTTCTATCACGGGTAAAAAATACAAAAAAAACGTTCGCAAGTCTAGTAACGGCAGTAGCTTTATCAGGTATTTATTTGTTACTATCAAGTTATTTAACATTCGGTGCGCTTGGCATACATTTAACCAAATTGTCGGCGTTTCCCTTCTTCACTTCCATACAATTAGTTAAATTCGGAGAATATATGGAAAGGATAGAAATTCTTATCATAGCAATTTGGACCATTTTCACTTTATTTGAACTCATTGTGCTCCACTACGTTTTTCTACTCGTGATAAAACAAGTTTTCAAGATCAAAGAGACGAAACCTTTTATTATACCAACTGGATTATTATTTTATGCTTTAGCCTATTTTAGCTATACAAGGATGATGGATTTGGGTGCCTATGACTTTGAAATTTACCCCTTCTCCTCACTAATCCCATCCTTAATCATACCTGTCGTTTTAGCCTTTATAACTTTGATAAGAAAGCGGAAGCGTTCTATGCAAGATCAGCTCTAATATGAACGGATATGACGATCTTTCGAAAAAAATAAATGTAGACCTAACTTACCAGGCATTCAATCCCCGCCTTCATTAGAACACTCTATTTTTTTACAAAAAAAGGCCACCTAAATGGGTAGGTGGTTAGAGGAATCCTGAGTCTGACATTGTTATTTATATGTCGAATTTGCGAATTTGTTCCATGATCCCGATCACTTTGCTCACGATATGCTAGCGATCCAATATTTCAAACTCGCTTATTGTTGATCGTCATTTGTTTCATTATCTTGTTCGTCTTGCTCTCCGTCTGCTTGTTCTTGTTTCGTGACTGCATCATCGGCAACTTCTTGATCTTGATCTTGTTGTTCGGTATTGTCCTCTAATTCTTTCCCCACTGTATTAGCAAATGCTGTTGTATGTAACAGTCCAACAACACCGCTTCCTAGCACTAAACTTGCTGCTACTGTACCTACAATGATCTTCTTACTAATCGATTTCATTGTTTCATTCCACCTTATCAAATGTATTTTGCTTACACAAATAAGTGTGTCCACAATCTCTGATACTACCCTAAATGCACTATGAGATTTAATGAACAAATAAGCGCGCTAACCGCGCTTACAGCGAGAGCACTGCGAGCCGAAGCCAGCAGACTGGGTCTGGGAAGCCGGAAATCGGGAAATTGAGGCTTCTACGTTCCGCTAACATCTGGTAATGCCTAGTGCTTGTCGAGTTTGGGATATAGATAAAGATACGGTATGCCTGTGATTGAGCTATGATTTGGACGTGCTCCGTTATTGGAGGGTATAGTTAAAAGTTTGATTCGAGGGCAGGTAGATAGAAATCTGGCCAGATACTGATAAACAGCTGGTCGAAACTAAACTCTTTGGAGTAATTTCTGACATAAAAGCTGACTAATCTGAGGTTCACGGGGAACGAGAGGGCGCTATTTCGGTGATTATGCCGATACAGGGCCGGCAAGCGGAACGAGAATGCGCTATTTTGGTGTTTTACCTGTTTTACACCCCAAATGTAGGAAATAGAGGCTCCTCGTTCCGCAAAAGCGTAATATACCCAGTTTTGAGCAAAATAAGGCTTCTACGTTCCGCAAACATCTGGTGATACCAAGTGCTTGTCAAGGTTGGGATATAGATAGAGGAACTAGGGGTACGGCTACAATCAAAATAAGCCCTCGCTAGCACAAAACTAGCGAAGACTCATCCTTTTAAATGAAACGGCTCATTGAAAATAACGAAATGTCATGCTCACTTCTGCCTCTAGTAATTAGCTGACATAAGATTTCCCCGACTACACTGCTGAATTTAAACCCGTGTCCGGAAAATCCAGCAGCAAAGGCGATATGCGGATACGCTGGATGTGAATCGATAATGAAATTTTCATCAGGAGTGAGGGTGTACGTGCAGGTTTTTCCCATGCACAGCTTCGTATTGGCAAGAGGCATAAACCGGCTTAAAAACATTCTTACGTCTTCTTCATCCTCCTGCAGTGCCCCAAACTCAGGAATGGCTTC
It contains:
- a CDS encoding GerAB/ArcD/ProY family transporter gives rise to the protein MTDSEKINHGQLGFLCFSYLSGFSTLFLIEAKLVKQDVWISNLLAIVFSIGVLCLLSYVQSQHPQLSMTEACEKLLGKWLAKLVLVIYLIYFLDTGVLAYRAISWFYTTAILPNTTPNFLILLIVLVSSYSVYLGLGTLVRTVQFILPFFILSVCIVSLFILREVEINPFLPMFQSKLSAIIYGGMLSFGFPFGKVVVFGFLLSRVKNTKKTFASLVTAVALSGIYLLLSSYLTFGALGIHLTKLSAFPFFTSIQLVKFGEYMERIEILIIAIWTIFTLFELIVLHYVFLLVIKQVFKIKETKPFIIPTGLLFYALAYFSYTRMMDLGAYDFEIYPFSSLIPSLIIPVVLAFITLIRKRKRSMQDQL